The nucleotide sequence GAAACATTGATTTTACTCGCCTGGCTGGTGAATTTCTGAATACCGATACACTTTTACTGGAAGGATCCATCCAGTCGGATATCCATGTCCTATTCTCGTCGGATGATATCTCGTCGGGACAATACGGTAAAATACAGTCAAGGGGTGGTTTAAAGATAAAGAACTTCAAAGCTTTAAGCCGGCCATTAGGGATCGATGTATTTATTTCCAACGCCGCTTTGGTTATGGGTGAAGATCTGACCGAAACCACCAGGAATGATACGGTCCGTAACAGGATGAACAAAAACCTGCTGCAGGCTACGCTTACGATAGACAGCTTGCAGTTCAAATACAAAGAAGAGGCTAATACGCAGATTAGTAAACTAAAACTACTGGCCCGTACTACGCCTCAGCGGGATACGTCGGCTGTGATACCAGTAGGGGGTACACTGGAGTTTGACCGTCTGCAGACTTTACTGCCTGATTCGGTATGGATTATAGCGCGGAATAGTGTTTTGAGAGGCGGAATGAAAGCTTCGGCTGATGATAAGAAGGTGCCGGTTGCCCGGCTTACCATCTCTCTGGATAGCTTGTCGTATCTTATTCCATCTATCCGAACAGCTGTAATGCTGGATAAAAGCTCGTTTTCCGTGGAAGCACTACCCTATAAGTCGGTTTGGAAAATGAGGAATGATTCTGCTTCGGTGCGCCGAAACCCTTTGGCCCGCAGAATGGCTTCGGTTGGAGACTCGGCAGCGAGAAAATCTTCGGGCAACAGTTTGCTGCGAAAATGGGAAGTGCGGGGCAATGTAACTTTCGAAAAGATGCGTCTTTTGAGTCGTCTGTTTCCTCTTCCGGTGGAGATGAACAAGAGCAACGTTTCTTTTACAACCAACACCGTCAAGCTTGACGGGGCCAAACTACAGGCAGGAAAGTCCGACCTAACGCTGAGCGGCGAGCTAACCAGTATCCGAAGAGCGATGCTGCGGGGTGGAACACTCAAGGGAAATCTTTCTATTGTTTCGGACTATATAGATTGTAACGAGTTAATACAGGCTGTTAATGCTGGTGTTCTTTACAACGAAGAACTAAAGGGAAACAAGCATTCCTCCTCTCAGGAAGAAAATTCGGAAGCTTTCAGCGAACAAATTATCAACAAAGAAATAGCCGCATCGCAGACCGACACTTCCAGCCAGCTGCTTATTGTACCCTCCTACCTGGATTTAGCACTACACACTCATGCCAAAGAGATTGTTTTCAATAACCTGGATCTGAACGATGTAGACGGGAAGGTTGTGATGCGAAACCAAAGTATACAGCTTACCAATCTCTCCATGCACTCCAATATGGGTGAAGGCACGCTGTCGATGATTTATACAGCAGGGAACAACCGGGAAGCAAGCACTGGCTTTGATCTGGACGTGAAGCAGATTCTGGTAGATAAACTTATTTCTCTTTTCCCTTCAATAGATACCTTACTGCCCATGCTAAGGGCATTCGAGGGGGTAGTTGATTGCCAGATGGCCGCCTCTTGCGAACTGGACTCCACAATGTCGGTTAAACTTCCGTCTTTACGAGCTACCTGTTCGCTGCAAGGTGAGAATATGGTATTACTGGATGGCGAAACATTTGCCGAGATATCCAAAAAGCTTATGTTCAAGAATAAAAAGCGGAATATGATCGACAGTATTGCGGTGGATATGGTTGTAAGAGACAAAAAGCTGGAGGTGTTTCCTTTTCTGGTACAAATGGATCGCTACAGATTGGCGGTTGGCGGTACGCAGAATCTGGATATGTCGTTTAACTACCATGTTTCGGTATTGAAATCGCCTGTTCCGTTTAAACTGGGTATCGACATTAAAGGGACTCCG is from uncultured Macellibacteroides sp. and encodes:
- a CDS encoding AsmA-like C-terminal region-containing protein, giving the protein MNTKYKKKIRLGLIALGVVTGLLLIGFSVLKWAILPSGKLTPLVTNKVNELIDGKLECKSVELTLFETFPHVGIALINGRLISHVGSDSLSYGNNEKPIASDSLISFTKCIVSLRPLDYLFGGKITIGEITIEKPRINAYINKLGTGNWEIVKKDTASEENSSDILPLIEIKRINITDAKFTFKDQRKDIYCRIGGFSFASNGSLVKGATSFDIESRSSSILFESPGYTLTNHMSLLLTTQLRFSNNYNTVSLGNATLEVNNLPFTANGSVSASPDGESTKFDLNMGLKVSDLNDLIQFIPEAYLKNRDKIQARGEVVMEGSIHGTLDNRQYPSVSLCCKINKGSYHQKGSKSGIDTLSLDVDFLMDGIHPDSSYVSMEDIKVRGLNTSLDMKGKITDLLGNPAVEANVKGNIDFTRLAGEFLNTDTLLLEGSIQSDIHVLFSSDDISSGQYGKIQSRGGLKIKNFKALSRPLGIDVFISNAALVMGEDLTETTRNDTVRNRMNKNLLQATLTIDSLQFKYKEEANTQISKLKLLARTTPQRDTSAVIPVGGTLEFDRLQTLLPDSVWIIARNSVLRGGMKASADDKKVPVARLTISLDSLSYLIPSIRTAVMLDKSSFSVEALPYKSVWKMRNDSASVRRNPLARRMASVGDSAARKSSGNSLLRKWEVRGNVTFEKMRLLSRLFPLPVEMNKSNVSFTTNTVKLDGAKLQAGKSDLTLSGELTSIRRAMLRGGTLKGNLSIVSDYIDCNELIQAVNAGVLYNEELKGNKHSSSQEENSEAFSEQIINKEIAASQTDTSSQLLIVPSYLDLALHTHAKEIVFNNLDLNDVDGKVVMRNQSIQLTNLSMHSNMGEGTLSMIYTAGNNREASTGFDLDVKQILVDKLISLFPSIDTLLPMLRAFEGVVDCQMAASCELDSTMSVKLPSLRATCSLQGENMVLLDGETFAEISKKLMFKNKKRNMIDSIAVDMVVRDKKLEVFPFLVQMDRYRLAVGGTQNLDMSFNYHVSVLKSPVPFKLGIDIKGTPDKYDYDITKCRYKDLFQPSKTNKLDSVKINMKKQIYESVRKQMNMLTDVTQQIQPAGNLAMKEVAEKPED